The nucleotide window GAGGCCTCATTGTGCGAATTTTGGAGGTGGAGTCGCCTTCCATTTCGAGATGACGGCATTGTGGTCAAGCGAAAGAATCAGCTGATGGTGCATGCATACAGCTGGGCATGCTCGTCTACGTATAGAGCCTCAACAATGATACGTGTCAGACGTAAGCTTCAGCAACCCGTGTCTACATGTAGGAATCCTTGGGAACGCGTGAGCACGTGCAGATAAGGATAAGCTAACGTTAACTTATCGCAACGCGGCCGGGATCCCCGCGGCGACGCATCAAGTTTGTGCCAATGCCACGACGCTGCCTAAGTGTACAACTTGATTGATATGTTCCGCACACGTCAGTCAATTCCTCGCAATCCATGGAGATGGAGCGCATCTGTCAAATCCTCGAGCCAGATACGACTCGCTACTATCAAACATGGTGGCAAGGCCGGTCGGCCAAAAGGCGCAAGCTACTGGACGGATGAGAAGCTGGCGACGGATGATAGATATCCGTTGAGCAGCGCTATGAAGGCAAGGATTCACCCTGATCTTGAACCCAAACTCAGCAAGAGGAGAATGCCAATTGCAGGTGCCTCGGCAAAGGCTGGGGGTGTCCATGTCCGAGCACAGATTGTAAGTCCCGACCTATGCGGTATGTCTTGATCCTGCCTGATGTGTTCACTTGCTGAGAGTGAGACTGACTCGCGTGTGTGTTGTAGACGACGTGCTCAGTTACATTGGGCACTCATTAGATAAGCACAAAGGTTGCGACATTCTTGACATCAATCCTGGTGCTGGGCTCTGGTCGCGAAAACTCCACGACTACCTCCAACCGAGCAGCCATGTGCTGCTTGAACCGCGACTCGACAAGTTCGACGAATTTCTCCGCCCGCTTCTCGATGCGCCCGGCTCCAAATACAAGCTTGTAGACAAAGACCCGACCGCCCTCCAGACATACAGAGACATGATTACCGACGGTGTCTTCCCACATCAGACTGTGCTGGACCCGGAGGATCCAAAGGCCCAGGAGCCTAACAATTCACTTTTGGTGACAGGCTCGCTGGTATGGGACCCTAGGCTTCCAGGAATGGCATTTGACTCCATGGCTAAGCAGCTCTTCATGCACTTTACCAATGCTATATGGTCCAACGATCTCTTCCATGCTTTTGGTCTAGTGCGCACCCTGTTCTGGGTACAGCAAGACGACTTTAGTTCCACAATAGCCGAATCTGTCAGCAACATGCACAAGGCCAACCGCCTCCTTGAGTTGACCCAGAACTTCAACATCATTGTCAAGTCGACACGCACAGCCCGCAAGCTTGGTAAAGGCTCTACTGGACGGGAGCCGCAATACGAGATCGAGAGCACTGTGCGCGCTCTGCAAGCGGGAAGAGAACGCGGCATGGACATCCCACGACATCGACGGGATTATATTCATGAATTTGCTGCCCATGTCGAAAAGGTTTCGAATGGCACAGGTATAAGCAGTAGCGAACAAATACAAACATACCTCAGAGATCAGCACATTGCAGGCCTGCTGGGCACTGGACTTCTGCAGGAAGGCTTCATGGATTACTACGAACAAGTGGCAGCCCTTGAGAAGAAATATCCTGATATTGATTTCGACCTACTAATATCCAAGGATGGAATTAGGCGCAAGAAACAGGTAAACATAATTGGCCATCCTGGCGAGGAAGAACTGTCCAAAATCGTCAAGACCAGTGCAAACATTTACGCTGGCCGGAGGACCAAGCTTGCCGTTGAAAAGATAGCCAACATCGGAGAAGCCATGTACAACCTGGAATGCAAAATCCTCAGCATGGAAGACGGACCCGAAAAAGACGCAGCAATGgtcgagctagagaagctCAATGCGAATTGGACACAGGGTCTGGAAAGCCTGCCCTCAAACTACTACAAAGCACCCACCAGCGAAGTCGACGAGCGCCTCGCCATACGCGCCCCACCTAGCCCGCGCATTCAATGGGACTCCCGTCCCTTCGAGCCCCTCACCATGCGCGGCAACGAAGTTTGGCCCCAATGTCAACTCTGTCTCATTTCCGCCGAGCCCATTCCCAAACAAGCCGGCCAAACTCCAGACTACCCCGAATGGGTACACG belongs to Pyrenophora tritici-repentis strain M4 chromosome 10, whole genome shotgun sequence and includes:
- a CDS encoding Herpes-BLLF1 domain containing protein: MFRTRQSIPRNPWRWSASVKSSSQIRLATIKHGGKAGRPKGASYWTDEKLATDDRYPLSSAMKARIHPDLEPKLSKRRMPIAGASAKAGGVHVRAQIVSPDLCDDVLSYIGHSLDKHKGCDILDINPGAGLWSRKLHDYLQPSSHVLLEPRLDKFDEFLRPLLDAPGSKYKLVDKDPTALQTYRDMITDGVFPHQTVLDPEDPKAQEPNNSLLVTGSLVWDPRLPGMAFDSMAKQLFMHFTNAIWSNDLFHAFGLVRTLFWVQQDDFSSTIAESVSNMHKANRLLELTQNFNIIVKSTRTARKLGKGSTGREPQYEIESTVRALQAGRERGMDIPRHRRDYIHEFAAHVEKVSNGTGISSSEQIQTYLRDQHIAGLLGTGLLQEGFMDYYEQVAALEKKYPDIDFDLLISKDGIRRKKQVNIIGHPGEEELSKIVKTSANIYAGRRTKLAVEKIANIGEAMYNLECKILSMEDGPEKDAAMVELEKLNANWTQGLESLPSNYYKAPTSEVDERLAIRAPPSPRIQWDSRPFEPLTMRGNEVWPQCQLCLISAEPIPKQAGQTPDYPEWVHDFVFGLYTQPSESLNEALDKMQHGLSDIIDDCPSLKDPSKGGRLQMNQLRVRMLTAEMVHELIQAYQNWPFKAPGSDSNTFYRNRTGQSFGIQDKPNGLR